In Oncorhynchus gorbuscha isolate QuinsamMale2020 ecotype Even-year linkage group LG03, OgorEven_v1.0, whole genome shotgun sequence, the DNA window gaactcgcacaccgaatcagcgtattcgtctatattcccatctgacgcaatacgaaacatgtcccagtccacgtgatggaagcagtcttggagtgtagttcactgtaaagggttagggtcagtCCTATACTGTCTAGGTAGTTCAATGTAAAGGATCAGTCCTATACTGTCTAGGTAGTTCAATGTAAAGGATCAGTCCTATGCTGTCTAGGTAGTTCACTGTAAAGGGTCAGTCCTATACTGTCTAGGTAGTTCACTGTAAAGGGTTAGCGTCAGTCCTGTACTGTCTAGGTAGTTCACTGTAAAGGGTCAGTCCTATACTGTCTAGGTAGTTCACTgtaaagggttagggtcagtCCTTTACTGTCTAGGTAGTTCACTgtaaagggttagggtcagtCCTTTACTGTCTAGGTAGTTCACTGTAAAGGGTCAGTCCTATACTGTCTAGGTAGTTCACTGTAAAGGCTCAGTCCTATACTGTCTAGGTAGTTCACTGTAAAGGCTCAGTCCTATACTGTCTAGGTAGTTCACTGTAAAGGCTCAGTCCTATACTGTCTAGGTAGTTCACTGTAAAGGATCAGTCGTATACTGTCTAGATAGTTCACTGTAAAGGGTCAGTCCTATACTGTCTAGGTAGTTCACTGTAAAGGCTCAGTCCTATACTGTCTAGGTAGTTCAATGTAAAGGATCAGTCCTATACTGTCTAGGTAGTTCACTgtaaagggttagggtcagtCCTATACTGTCTAGGTAGTTCAATGTAAAGGATCAGTCCTATACTGTCTAGGTAGTTCACTGTAAAGGATCAGTCCTATACTGTCTAGGTAGTTCAATGTAAAGGATCAGTCCTTTACTGTCTAGGTAGTTCACTGTAAAGGCTCAGTCCTATACTGTCTAGGTAGTTCAATGTAAAGGATCAGTCCTATACTGTCTAGGTAGTTCACTGTAAAGGATCAGTCCTATACTGTCTAGGTAGTTCACTGTAAAGGATCAGTCCTTTACTGTCTAGGTAGTTCACTGTAAAGGCTCAGTCCTATACTGTCTAGGTAGTTCACTgtaaagggttagggtcagtcctatactgtctaggtagttcactgtaaagggttagggtcagtCCTATACTGTCTAGGTAGTTCACTGTAACGGCTCAGTCCTATACTGTCTAGGTAGTTCACTgtaaagggttagggtcagtCCTATACTGTCTAGGTAGATCACTGTAAAGGATCAGTCCTTTACTGTCTAGGTAGTTCACTGTAAAGGCTCAGTCCTATACTGTCTAGATAGTTCACTGTAAAGGTTTAGGGTCAGTCCTATACTGTCTAGGTAGTTCACTgtaaagggttagggtcagtcctatactgtctaggtagttcactgtaaagggttagggtcagtcctatactgtctaggtagttcactgtaaagggttagggtcagtCCTATGCTGTCTAGGTAGTTCACTGTAGAGGGTTAGGGTCAGTCCTATACTGTCTAGATAGTTCACTGTAAAGGCTCAGTCCTATACTGTCTAGGTAGTTCACTGTAAAGGCTCAGTCCTATACTGTCTAGGTAGTTCACTGTAAAGGCTCAGTCCTATACTGTCTAGATAGTTCACTgtaaagggttagggtcagtCCTATACTGTCTAGGTAGTTCACTGTAAAGGCTCAGTCCTATACTGTCTAGGTAGTTCACTgtaaagggttagggtcagtGCTATACTGTCTAGGTAGTTCACTGTAAAGGGTCAGTCCTATACTGTCTAGGTAGTTTGATTTATAGATGGACAGCTATTCCGAGACAGCTCCATAACACTGTGGCTGTACTAAATTCTACAGGGACTTCAGGTTACGAAAAAAAAGGTATGTGAACTGTAAAAATATCTGAACATtatgaagtggatatgaacacacGCATACTCAATTACATGTCTGCTTACACACACCTGATCTCCCTCTCTATTGTAGAGAACTGTTTTATAATTTAATGTGTTTGTTTTTATGTATTTGTTTACAACAAGCAAGGGGACGATATCGGAGTAGGGGCATTGGGGAATaataacatattgtatgaatAAATTTGTACTGTAGTGAAGCAGTCTCTAGAGTAATGCAAGGTCTCTTTCATGATCTTGTGAAACGTCAATTGCTATGGAAATGCTGGGATgtgtttttcaattatgttaaaggtaattatttatttcacctttatttaaccaggtaggcaagttgaaaaacaagttctcatttacaattgagacctggccaagataaagcaaagcagttcgacacatacaacgacacagttacacatggagtaaaacaaacatacagtagaaacaagtctatatacgatgtgagataagggaggtaaaggcaaaaaaaaggccatattggcaaagtaaatacaatattgcAAGTAAAACACTAGaagaatggtagatttgcagtggaagaatgttaTGATGGTGATACGATATGGATTACAATTATGAATATTAAggctatacacacatactgtagacacTCAAACATGCAAATTGGCAGTTATTATTTTACTCTTATACAGACTCTCACTATATCATAcacatcaacctactcagattTGCTACACACATTCTCAATTTTCTAACATAATGGCATCGGCtttttacatgttttattaaAAGCATCAGGATTTCTGTGCTAACCAACAACTAAGCATTAACAATATCATTGAAGTTCAACTTTATAGTCCAATTGTATACAAAATCCAACAGAAGGTCCTTCAGCTTTATCCCAACCCCAATACAAACATCTTATAAATCAGCTACGTAGAAACCATGTTGATGGATCTCTTGGTAGACTGTGATGTATTTGGAGGCAGTCTTAACGTGGGGCAGGACATGTTGCTGTGTGAAGTCATCCCTAGTGACTGACTCTCTGCCCTCTGCTCTCCTCAGCTGGTTCAGGAAGGACAGGGCAAAGCCATAGCAACACGAGCCaaactccctctcctcttcaaaCCTGGAGCAAATACAGTGACCAGTGacgtgttgttgttttggctctgtactccactttggatttgaaattatacaatgactgACGTTAAAgggcagactgtcagctttaatttgagggtattttcatctgCATTGGATGAACCGTTTCAAAATTACAGCCCTTTTGTACATACAGTAGTGCCCAAaatgtattgggacaaattcacttgtgtaTTAAAAACATTTGGTATTTGGTTCTAAATTATGATTAATCCTGAATTAATTGTGAATtataatgagtgagaaagttagacacaTTATGCTAACCAcctctgttattgtaatggtgagaggttagcatgtcttgggggtatgatataaaatgctaacctcccctgtgattgtaatggtgagaggttagcatgtcttggggtatgatataaaatgctaacctcccctgttattgtaatggtgagaggttagcatgtcttggggtatgatataaaatgctaacctcccctgttattgtaatggtgagaggttagcatgtcttgggggtatgatataaaatgctaacctcccctgttattgtaatggtgagaggttagcatgtcttggggtatgatataaaatgctaacctcccctgttattgtaatggtgagaggttagcatgtcttggggtatgatataaaatgctaacctcccctgttattgtaatggtgagaggttagcatgtcttgggggtatgatataaaatgctaacctcccctgttattgtaatattattattattataatggtgagaggttagcatatcttgggggtatgatataaaatgctaacctcccctgtgattgtaatggtgagaggttagcatgtcttgggggttatgatataaaatgctaacctcccctgtgattgtaatggtgagaggttagcatgtcttgggggtatgatataaaatgctaacctcccctgttattgtaatggtgagaggttagcatgtcttggggtatgatataaaatgctaacctcccctgttattgtaatggtgagaggttagcatgtcttgggggtatcatataaaatgctaaccaccttggttattgtaatggtgagaggttagcatgtcttgggggttatgatataaaatgctaacctcccctgtgattgtaatggtgagaggttagcatgtcttgggggtatgatataaaatgctaacctcccgttattgtaatggtgggaggttagcatgtcttggggtatgatataaaatgctaacctcccctgttattgtaatggtgagaggttagcatgtcttgggggtatgatataaaatgctaaccaccttggttattgtaatggtgagacgttagtatgtcttgggggtataatatttgtgcgtctaacttatcattattcacaattgattgtctgtaatcatggtagcattcaCATGAAGAagtgtagaagtgtttagaaacagtcaattcttatttacaattaaagtgactccaaaatgacaaaaTATTATTTAGCATTAATTTCTTTTAGGcacaataatctaaaacacaaccaaaacaaacagcaaatgcatccaactaATGTGTAGAGTCACAGGCTTCATGTAGTCACTGTGCTATGAATAAGGGACCAAATACTTGAccttttactactttaatacacaagtgTGTATTAAAGTGGGGGCAACTATGAGGGGGGCAactatgaggggggggggggggcaactatGTACAAAAACCTgcaatttctaaacggttcagggaggggaggggatttctaaacggttcacccgatatggataaATACCCTCAAATTATTTGTATCggttcaaatccaaagtgctggagtacagagccaaaacacaCAAAAGAATTGTCACAGTACCAATACTTTTGGAGATTAGTCTGTCAAACAAAATAATAATGTTGAAGTTTGTTATTATAAACTATACAACCCCTTTATATTAAAAGGTATTCTTTATGTGGGGTTTATAAAGTGGAAGCACCATCTTATCTTATAGGTTTTAAGAATGAACTATTTCCATTTGTAATATTCACCTGTGTCGTGAccaggtggggaggagggagaactgTTCCAGCTCACTGTCCCACAGCGTCCCAGCTAGGCTGCCCCTGCTATTCCCAGGGGCCACCAGCGGCACACTGAGGCACTGCTCCCagccctgttcctctctctggaCTCCTGAGGAGGTGTAGCTGTACACCACACCTTGAACACAGACATCAGCTCTAGTTACCTAGTCCAGTCTAACACCCAAACTGGCTGTTTTGATATTCAAACTGCAAGTAAACTATTCTGAAGGCACCTTGTGAGTTAGTAACTCCAACATGCAGCTCCGAGTCCTGCCATTCACTGTGACAAACACCATGACAGGTCCAGTCAGGAAGACACATGAAAGTTGAAAATACAAAGTTAAAATGATTTACCTTTTAACATTCAATGTTGCAAAAAAACATTTGTTGACAATATGGGAATACAGTAAAGATTGTTTTACCTAAGAAAAGCAGGTCCCAGTGAGGATCCAATGAGGAAGGCACACCGGACCTTGTGTCCATTACTAAATGGACATGGAACTATAACAGGTGCCTCGAGGAGGCTGAATCTCATCTGCTCCTGACAGATTGGGCATTTTcgccctgtgttctctgtttggaGCCTATTTTTGTCAAAACTATAGATTTTTCTTCCACAGTGGTTAAACTTCAAGACAGTGCAGTCCATTGGAAGGTTCAACCGGGAAATGCATGAGCTAGGGGATTCAAAACACGGGTGTTTTTAAGCGTTACAAACGTTGCTAAAAAAATGAAACAATTACAACGCGTTAAAAAGTCATTTTTAAGAATACCTTTATTTATTCTTAAAGATAATCGTTTTTCAACATACCTGTCGTATGCTCGAGAGACTCATACCTGGCTGCTGACCTGTCATGAACCTTCCCCTCGGAACCTTTCGTTCGTCGAATCTGGGGGTTTTATAGGCGGGAGTTTTTGCTTGCACTCAAACGTGACAACGGGAACATCAATACCGTTGCACCAATGTTATTGAGCATAAAAAATGAACACGAAGCAAGTCACCTGCAGGTAGAACTTGTCCCGTGTTTACTGTTTTTATTGTTGCTTGAGTGTGTTTCTTGAGTGTGTTTCTTGCTTCGAGCTGTTTCAGTTCTTTGATTTGGCAAATGTTAGCTtcttagctagctaaagttagctgggATGCCGCTAACGATTCTGGTACGAAATATTTGTGAAAACATGCTGCAGTGTGTTGTGCAAAGTGAACATTTCCATGAATCACGCGATTGGTGCTTGTGCTTGCTAGTTAGCATTATAAAGTGCAGCTACCGGTAGTTAGCTATGTTAGCTGCTAGTTAGCCAGGCTAGCGTGTATGAATTACACCTACCAGCAAGATGCTGATGATGTCAGACCGTTTCTGTTGCTAACCAGTAGCCTCCAATCACTCCAATGTATGAAGCTAATCAGAATCTATCCCCGAACACCAGGCCTCAATACGTAGCTAGCAGTAGATATCATAGCTAACCTCATGATCATAGCTAACCAAAAGCTAATTCTATCGGTTTCTTGTGTTGCTATGCAGGTATTTTCTCCACGGAGTCTGCCGAGAGGGGAATAGATGCATGTTCTCTCATGACCTGACCACTAGTAAACCTTCAACCATCTGTAAGTTCtaccagagaggtgtgtgtgcctACGGAGACCGCTGCAGGTAAGATCCAACTTACTGACCACACCGATGGGCTGGAATGTAAGGCTACAAATCACAGTTTAATTGTCAAATGGTTTATAAAATAGGCCAACTGTGACATtattacttacaggcccttcccaacaacgcagagaaagcaaatagaaaagtaataacacATAATAAATTCCCAAAgaaaacatggctatatacatggggtacgaggtaattgaggtagatatgtacatataattaGGAATAAAATGACTAGGCAACagctagataataaacagtagcagcagcgtaggtgTTCAAAGTTcattggtcgcgtacacagatTGTCATATGTGAaagcaggtgcagtgaaatgctcaTGATGCTTACAGTGCAGTAAGTAACTAACAGTACAATACCAATATACAACATAATCCCCAATCTACAGTCACTGTTTGCATTTTATGCACATAGCCCAACCATTGTGTTCAATATCTGATATTATGATGGAGTGTGACTCTCTGTGTAGGTATGACCACATCAAGccggctggtggtggtggtggtggtggtggaggggggagaggtCTGCCCATGGACCTCCCTAACAGAAACCCCATCACTGCTGGGGCCTTCATCCCCCCTGGTGTTGCTGTCCCGGGACATCCAGGCAACTCTGCACCCCCACCCAGGCACAATGGAGGGAAGAAACCCCTGGTGCTGAGAGATAGAGGTACAGTACTGAACACCGTATGCTGGAAACGCTCGGGTTTGTTATTTTAACGAAAACATCTTTGTTAAACAAATACCAATCTTGTTTTTGAATGGATTCTGCAACGCTGTTAGCTTTTAACATCTAGAACCGCTATTGTCCCGGAATCCCGCTTAACTGACAAGTTAAATTCTGCTTGAAAGAGCCGCTAAGCTCCTAACGTTAGCCATCAAGCTAACGAAGTTAGCCCCAGATGAGTTTTCCAATGAAGCCCTCTTTGTCTGGAGAAGTAAATTAACGGTTCCAGCGCTGTAGGAGCTGTATTTACTACGATCTGGTTTGGGACAAACTGGTTCACTCAGAGGTCCAATACGACAATTGTTTGCTTGCCGAGAATTATAGGCTTGAGGTGGCTTCCTTAATCACGCAGGTTGCCAGCTAACGTAAGAAACTAGGGAAAACGCAGAGTGAAATGTTTACCTTTTCTATGCCGGTGACTGGACGGCGTTTGCGCTTGTTGGATGCATCTCCGCtggggttgcaaaattccaggaactttcaataaattacATGGTTTTCCCCAAATCCTGTTTGGAGGATTCCAGAAATCAGGAAGGAATAAGCAAGTGTTGCCCGGAGTTCCCACATCTGATAGTGGATTACATGGATACATGATTATTGCAGCTCAATGGGTGTTACTTTTGTTGACAATTTTGATaccttttggaaacaaaacaGGTTTATCAGGAGTATGGGATCCATCCAAATCATGCAGgatcctggatcctttcacagcccAATATGCTGctttgagacaatgacttatcaatgacccaagcccagctcagttaatccctactaTTGTGTCGCTGAGTCATCATAATGCTTTAGCGAATATACATTATACCAGGGGCATtggtagacacaatgtaagtaacctaatttatTATATCCCTCTGAAACTCAATTAGACAATACCTTTGATGacacagtggtagcaatacatggttataacatctacagaaaagacagaaatgccagtggtggaggtgttgctgtttatattcagaaacACATTCCTGTAAATATTAGAGAGGAtgtctcatgttaaatactgttgaagcaatatggctacaggttcatctgcctcacctaaagcccattctggtgggaagctgctacagaccaccaagtgctaacagtcagtatctggataatatgtgaaatgcttgataatgtatgtgatatcaacagagaagtatattttctgggtgattttaaatattgactggctttcatcaagctgcccactcaagaagaAGCTTCAAATTGTAACCAGTGCCAGTAACCTGGTTCatgttatcagtcaacctaccagggtatttacaaacagcacaggaattaaatcatcaacatgtattggtCCCacctttactaatgctgcagaaatgtgcttgaAAGCAGTATTAAGATctataggatgtagtgatcacaatattgcagccatatctaggaaaaccaaaggctgggcctaatagtgtttaagaggtcatacaatacgtttttgtagtgattcctatgttgatgTCAAGAATATTTGTTgatccgtggtgtgtaatgagaagCAAACAGACTCTGCACTTaagaaattgcttattccagttactaataagcatatACCCATTAAggaaatgactgtaaaaacggtTAAATCCCCATGgactgatgaggaattgaaacatTTTATGGTTGATTGGGATGAGACAAAAAGGAATGGCAAATCattctggctgcacaaccgattggcaaatgtACTGCAAATCGAGAAATCATCTGAATTAAAAGAAGTACACTATAAAACAaaggaggtggcaggtagcctagtgtttagagcgttgggccataaccggaaggttgccagatcgaatcaccgagctgacaaggtaaaaatctgttgttctgcccctgaacaaggcagttaacccactgttcctaggccgtcattgtaaataagaatttttttcttaactgacttgcctagttaaattaaggttaaatgaATGATAGTGAAAAGCTTAAATGACATTTCTGGGAAAAAAGGCCAACTCGGCTCAATCGTTAATTGAAttagatggctcattcatcacaaaactgactgatattgccaattactttaattatttttttcattggcaaacagccatgacatgccagcaacaaactcTTGACACTACACACTcaagtatatcggaccaaattatgGAAGACAAGAATTTGAATTccataaagtcagtgtggaagaggtgaaaaattgtctatcaacaatgtcaagccaccggggtctgacaacttggatggaaaattactgcgGATAATAGTGGATGATATTGCCCCTCccatttgccacatcttcaatttaagcctactagagagtgtgtgccctcaggcctggagggaagcaaaagtcattccactacctgAGAACAGTAAacgccccctttactggctcaaatagccgaccaatcagcctgttaccaacccttagtaaacttttggaaaacattttttgaccagatacaatgctattttacagtaaacaaattgacaagactttcagcacgcttatagggaaagACATTcaagcacttacacaaatgattggctgagagaaattgatgataagaTTGAGGGCTGTTTTTTTAGacatcagtcaaaagtttggacacctactcattcaagggtttttcttgatttttactattttctacattatagaataatagtaaagacattaactatgaaataacacaaggaatcatgtattaaccaaattAAAATATTTTAGCGGTTTATACgactgcacatgaagaaactttcaaagttcttgacagaCCTTCATGTttttaagtaatgatggactgtcgtttctctttgcttatttgagctgttcttgccataatatggacttggtcttttaccaaatagggctatcttctgtattccacccctaccttgtcacaacacaactgattggctcaaacgcattaagaaggaaagaaattccacaaatgaacttttaacaaggcacacctgttaattgaaatgctttccaggtgactacctcatgaagctggttgagagaatgccaggagtgtgccaagctgtcatcaaagcaaagggtggctactttactacatgattccttaagTTTTATTTTATAGTTTAGATgtttttactattattctacaatgtataaaatagtaaaaataaagaaaaacccttgaatgagtaggtgtgtcaacttttgactggaactgtatgtgttatggctttattgtggatagagttacctgtctaacaaaCCACAGGTGTTTttgaatggaagcctctccaacataatccaggtagaatcagacATCTCCcaaggcagctgtctaggccccccACTTTTTTCAGTCTTTACTAATGACAAGCCACTGGCTTTGATTTAAGGCCTATGTGTCTGtgtgcggatgactcaacactatacatatcagctactacagcgactgaaatgactgcaacacttaaatcaaatcaaatttatttatatagcccttcgtacatcagttgatatctcagtgctgtacagaaacccagcctaaaaccccaaacagcaagcaatgcaggtgtagaagcacggtggctaggaaaaactccctagaaaggccaaaacctaggaagaaacctagagaggaaccaggctatgtggggtggccagtcctcttctggctgtgccgggtagagattataacagaacatggccaagatgttcaaatgttcataaatgaccagcatggtccaataataataaggcagaacagttgaaactggagcagcagcacggccaagtggactggggacagcaaggagtcatcatgtcaggtagtcctggggcatggtcctagggctcaggtcctccgagagagaggagataattagagaacgcacacttagattcacacaggacaccgaataggacaggagaggtactccagatagaacaaactgaccctagccccccgacacataaactactgcagcataaatactggaggctgagacagaaggggtcaggagacactgtggccccatccgaggacaccccggacagggccaaacaggaaggatataaccccacccactttgccaaagcacagcccccacaccactagagggatgtcttcaaccaccaacttaccatcctgagacaaggccgagtatagcccacaaagatctccgccatggcacaacccaagggggggcggcAACCCATACAGGAtaaccacatcagtgaatcaacccactcaggtgacgcaccccttccagggacggcatgagagagccccagtaagccagtgactcagcccctgtaatagggttggaggcagagaatcccagtggaaagagaggaaccggccaggcagagacagcaagggcggttcgttgctccagagcctttccgttcaccttcccactcctgggccagactacactcaatatgacccactgaagagatgagtcttcagtaaggacttaaaggttgagacagagtttgcgtctctgacatgggtaggcataAATGGGTTCCataaaaaatggagctctataggagaaagccctgcctccagctgtttgcttcgaaattctagggacaattaggcctgcgtcttgtgaccgtagcgtacgtgtaggtatgtacggcaggaccaaatcagagaggtaggtaggagcaagcccatgtaatggtttgttggttagcagtaaaaccttgaaatcagcccttgctttgacaggattctagcagccgtatttagcactaactgaagtttatttagtgctttatccgggtagccggaaagtagatcattgcagtagtctaacctagaagtgacaaaagcatggattaatttttctgcatcatttttggacagaaagtttctgatttttgcaatgtttacgtagatggaaaaaagctgttaaaaaaacacttaacaaagagcagCAGTTTCAGAGTGAGTCCTACATTttcaaactaaaagcattgtatttgggacaaatcattcactaaatccTAAACCTCATCTAAATTTTGttataaataatgtggaaatttagCAAGTTGAAGTGGTCAAAACATATtaatacaacagtagctaagatgaggagaagtctgtccataataaatcccagctctaccttaacagcactatcaacaaggcaggtcctacaggccctagttttgtcccaccttgactactgttcagttttgtggtcaggtgccacaaagaggatCTTAAGA includes these proteins:
- the mkrn2os.1 gene encoding MKRN2 opposite strand, tandem duplicate 1 — protein: MDCTVLKFNHCGRKIYSFDKNRLQTENTGRKCPICQEQMRFSLLEAPVIVPCPFSNGHKVRCAFLIGSSLGPAFLSEWQDSELHVGVTNSQGVVYSYTSSGVQREEQGWEQCLSVPLVAPGNSRGSLAGTLWDSELEQFSLLPTWSRHRFEEEREFGSCCYGFALSFLNQLRRAEGRESVTRDDFTQQHVLPHVKTASKYITVYQEIHQHGFYVADL